A stretch of Branchiostoma lanceolatum isolate klBraLanc5 chromosome 14, klBraLanc5.hap2, whole genome shotgun sequence DNA encodes these proteins:
- the LOC136448133 gene encoding uro-adherence factor A-like isoform X2 has protein sequence MLVQKYLSMEAVSSSIYSFSLIGQVVKHFTGVRVSTDNQISLLQEDPSVLAQAGRILLADAPKLLPATQPQSHPTGAQRAASPPKRPGEGGRPIQVLLEQQAKQQASIKLLREQLKSLESFKQEALQSFTQSPNSSAASLSKHLDPSLPGSTPTLSSEFSPIRSPNSSLVGSPQSRSRGVSPQRGSETNLYHSSPVPSNRSGQSSPLTKGRSYSDASSSHDLGLKQRSPNQGHSRQATRTFEGRNETAKERSASDVSSRSTVSGTSQYSSLSGVSRLTSSTDVQTAVLNTGKTVDPTMLASQRKASPQKSLAEEIQESLAAPGGSVDSGQTSGASDTYLTRDLLQTFNQGLAQNRAKPLTVRTVDQGRVGNALDSPSSVSDKRTSDSGMLSREGTMGTMTPQSSTSELSVKSQREWTSANGKAGSHDEDLTFSADEFGRKLEAALKATPLNTTFNLHDESSYDHTQDKQKSSSLTNIRVKSLPNGDSGFSSSTALCKNGPSSSSDGNLYLNPDSGYPFQNGPKLGNFANISGVLNSSLLSEGVIFRAEDLQDPELTKLPDFSLSSPTPGSPSNPRMQSTPVPTRMPSPMSLLSFMTSMEQGGGDELLSLLEMIGQQSEKLRTELEEAQVREAQLLDEIEELQAQQVSHPQEEAVDSRVLAKLSQEVEVLRMENRKLYREAANAHSEVSLQKHAAEELHATITRLQQELDHTSAENFRLLNRLKGGDPNPDAVLYARTLPSKDLTSNPESVLYARTLPSKGLTYRRNQHPKDKGVQSSLPGSVRRSDQIIHAVVEQQASTNPHMSDLGVQVNVVEAKSLMDAEKLRKENLELKKTLAGLRYEREDLQDRLNSKNQDMASRLKELNTELQERREEITAAVSDNKNLLKERDEARTKVEEVEDRLKDAEACNEAASKNYEELEEKLRAKQKEVDSMTQELAELKLDGRKLRDKLETAELETCSLREQLNKSQNFSRQPGLSPTSSLALQRENVHLRQKLETAYEEIQVLKDALQLEDSTAGSVKSVDSVSSSTSSMNAEKENLKLRHKLGLAANEIDSLREQLQFEQSLGTVPSTLSQGKLKEQENRKLKDKISSLTYELEILRDKLHGAEEPPSSSLEKDNAELRQELSAAKSEIQSLHATVERYKLNREEVQDSVKELETALEDAHKEQLVLQKEMSALKEQYSKVKKELKVTKKQNKDGRTYDSDSQSDVSVRSVPSSSSEYLPLPGDKDASSPYSKLYHKLRQTIEKTGPPASKGGVGLPSPFKVSQKEQDISVGGSRDGDRTSGGDADVKSRVVFTDSKTTTTNADTTSSRDPFKTSDHYNEYSRDERRNDYSYNYLSRDGKVWDYDDESEHSLKMSTLESQQTKSSREAEDKVSTNDLDLMSSCSQEGNDDLQKTLEKYSRSWMSQGHYDSPSYSRTWGDQGDIAKNLDLEFKGSEGGEGGTGHRGRTDAVKNGDVDVETNSKASAADQWSYNDNVRSQKTEWNSGLPDVSDSLSDADMSAGYNADKMATIQWDGDYRTETVSLTDRKEAHISSGVEETTDIPNGHMDDEVDSSRQDREDPKLKDKLPCVPVKVPEVLPDPSAPPQLTPEQRDYANSLIEKYLKMSPVRYSLQTTSGNPDSRTATGEEAAEK, from the exons ATGTTGGTACAGAAATATTTGAGTATGGAGGCAGTGAGCAGTAGTATCTATTCTTTCAGTCTGATCGGACAGGTGGTGAAGCATTTCACAGGCGTGAGGGTTTCCACGGACAACCAG ATCTCCCTGCTGCAGGAGGACCCGTCAGTGCTGGCACAGGCAGGGAGGATCCTGCTCGCCGATGCCCCCAAACTTCTGCCCGCAACACAGCCTCAG AGTCATCCCACTGGTGCACAGAGGGCAGCCAGTCCACCCAAGAGGCCAGGGG AAGGAGGTCGTCCCATCCAAGTACTCCTGGAACAGCAGGCCAAACAACAGGCGTCCATCAAG CTCCTGCGGGAACAGTTGAAGTCACTGGAGAGTTTCAAACAGGAGGCCTTACAGAGCTTCACTCAG tCCCCCAACAGCAGTGCAGCCTCCCTGTCCAAACACCTGGACCCCAGTCTGCCGGGGTCCacccccaccctgtcctcagagTTCTCCCCCATCAGGAGCCCTAACTCCAGCCTCGTGGGCTCTCCCCAGTCAAGGAGCCGGGGCGTTTCTCCACAGAGAGGCTCAGAGACAAACTTGTACCACTCTTCACCAGTACCCAGTAACAGGAGTGGGCAGTCAAGTCCCCTGACTAAGG GCAGAAGCTACAGTGATGCTTCGAGCAGTCATGACCTTGGCCTGAAGCAGAGGTCACCCAATCAAGGTCACAGCAGACAAGCCACCAGGACTTTTGAAGGTCGGAATGAGACAGCAAAAGAGAGGAGCGCAAGTGATGTTTCGAGTCGAAGCACCGTCAGTGGGACGTCGCAGTACAGCAGTTTGAGTGGCGTGAGCAGACTGACCAGCTCCACTGATGTACAAACAGCAGTTTTGAACACGGGGAAAACCGTAGATCCCACCATGCTAGCCTCACAGCGGAAAGCCAGCCCGCAGAAGTCCCTTGCAGAAGAGATTCAGGAAAGTCTTGCGGCACCTGGAGGGTCTGTAGACTCTGGGCAAACGAGCGGTGCGTCAGACACGTACCTAACGAGGGACCTACTGCAAACTTTCAATCAGGGATTGGCCCAGAACAGGGCAAAGCCACTGACTGTCAGAACTGTGGATCAGGGTCGAGTAGGAAACGCGCTCGATTCGCCAAGTTCCGTTTCCGATAAGCGAACAAGCGACAGCGGGATGTTGAGTAGGGAAGGCACCATGGGGACCATGACCCCGCAGAGCTCGACCTCTGAACTTAGCGTGAAGTCGCAAAGGGAGTGGACGTCGGCCAATGGGAAGGCAGGAAGCCACGACGAAGACTTGACTTTCTCCGCGGACGAGTTTGGAAGAAAGCTGGAGGCTGCTCTGAAGGCAACACCCCTTAACACCACTTTCAATCTGCATGATGAGAGTTCTTACGACCACACTCAGGACAAGCAAAAATCCTCTTCCTTAACCAACATCCGTGTGAAATCCTTGCCAAACGGAGACTCAGGATTCTCCAGCTCTACTGCTTTGTGTAAAAACGGACCTTCCAGCAGTTCAGATGGAAATCTCTATCTCAACCCAGATTCTGGCTACCCTTTCCAGAACGGACCAAAACTCGGTAATTTCGCCAACATTTCTGGCGTGTTGAACTCATCGTTGCTGTCTGAGGGAGTTATATTCCGCGCAGAGGACCTACAAGACCCTGAGCTGACCAAACTGCCGGATTTTTCCCTCTCTTCCCCGACCCCTGGGTCTCCTTCAAACCCCAGGATGCAGTCTACCCCGGTCCCGACGCGCATGCCGTCCCCCATGAGCCTCCTGAGTTTCATGACCAGCATGGAGCAGGGTGGGGGGGATGAGCTGCTGTCTCTGCTGGAGATGATTGGTCAGCAGAGCGAGAAGCTCAGAACGGAGCTGGAGGAAGCGCAG GTGCGAGAGGCTCAGCTGCTGGATGAGATAGAGGAGCTTCAGGCCCAGCAGGTGTCGCACCCGCAGGAGGAGGCagttgacagccgcgtgctggCAAAACTCTCACAG GAGGTTGAGGTTCTGCGTATGGAGAACCGTAAGCTGTACCGAGAGGCGGCGAACGCTCACAGCGAGGTCTCCCTGCAAAAACACGCAGCCGAGGAGCTTCATGCCACCATCACCAGGCTTCAGCAG GAACTGGACCACACCTCTGCTGAAAACTTCCGCCTGCTGAACAGACTGAAGGGAGGCGATCCTAACCCTGACGCTGTACTCTACGCCCGGACCCTCCCCAGTAAGGACCTGACCTCTAACCCTGAATCCGTCCTCTACGCCCGGACTCTCCCTTCTAAGGGTCTAACTTACAGGAGAAACCAGCACCCAAAGGACAAAGGGGTTCAGAGTTCGCTGCCGGGCTCCGTGAGACGGTCGGATCAGATCATCCATGCAGTAGTGGAACAGCAGGCCAGCACAAACCCACACATGTCGGACCTGGGAGTTCAG GTCAATGTGGTGGAGGCCAAGTCCTTGATGGACGCTGAGAAGCTGCGGAAGGAAAACCTGGAGCTGAAGAAGACGCTGGCAGGTCTGAGGTACGAGAGGGAAGACTTACAGGACCGGCTGAACAGCAAGAACCAAGACATGGCCTCACGTCTCAAGGAGCTGAACACGGAGCTTCAGGAGAGACGGGAGGAAATCACCGCCGCCGTCTCAGACAATAAGAACCTCCTGAAGGAGAGGGACGAAGCAAGGACTAAAGTTGAGGAGGTAGAAGACAGACTTAAAGATGCCGAGGCCTGCAACGAAGCTGCTTCTAAGAACTATGAGGAGTTGGAAGAAAAGCTGCGGGCAAAACAGAAGGAAGTCGACTCTATGACTCAAGAACTTGCCGAACTTAAGTTGGACGGACGTAAGCTGAGAGACAAACTCGAGACTGCAGAGTTAGAGACGTGCTCGCTAAGGGAGCAGCTAAACAAGTCACAGAACTTCAGCAGACAACCTGGGCTGAGCCCAACATCTTCTCTTGCTCTACAGCGAGAAAACGTCCACCTCAGGCAGAAACTGGAGACAGCTTACGAGGAAATACAGGTTCTCAAAGACGCCTTGCAGCTGGAAGACTCGACGGCGGGATCGGTGAAGAGTGTAGACAGCGTCTCCAGTTCGACGTCCTCCATGAATGCAGAGAAGGAAAACCTGAAGCTGCGACACAAGTTGGGCTTAGCCGCCAACGAGATCGACTCGCTGAGAGAACAGCTGCAGTTCGAACAGTCTCTGGGAACCGTCCCCTCAACTCTGTCTCAGGGAAAACTCAAggaacaggaaaacagaaaacTCAAGGATAAGATCTCCTCACTGACTTACGAACTAGAGATACTCAGGGACAAACTACATGGTGCAGAAGAGCCGCCTAGCAGCAGTTTGGAGAAGGACAATGCAGAGTTGAGGCAGGAGCTCAGTGCAGCCAAAAGTGAGATTCAGTCTCTTCACGCTACAGTCGAGAGGTACAAGTTAAACCGTGAGGAGGTACAAGACAGCGTTAAGGAGCTCGAGACGGCACTTGAAGACGCTCACAAGGAGCAGCTGGTCCTTCAGAAGGAGATGTCGGCCCTGAAGGAACAGTACAGCAAGGTCAAGAAGGAGTTGAAGGTCACAAAGAAACAGAACAAGGACGGAAGGACTTACGATTCTGACTCTCAGAGCGATGTGTCTGTAAGATCGGTGCCATCGTCTAGTAGTGAGTACCTACCTCTTCCCGGTGACAAGGATGCCAGCAGTCCTTACTCCAAACTCTACCACAAACTCAGACAAACGATTGAGAAGACTGGACCACCTGCCAGTAAAGGGGGTGTGGGTCTCCCCTCACCGTTCAAGGTCTCACAGAAAGAACAGGACATAAGTGTAGGTGGCTCCAGGGATGGGGATAGAACGTCGGGAGGAGACGCTGATGTCAAAAGTAGAGTAGTTTTTACTGATAGCAAAACAACAACGACAAATGCAGACACAACTTCTAGCAGGGATCCTTTTAAAACATCAGATCACTATAACGAATACAGCAGGGATGAAAGAAGAAACGATTATTCCTACAATTACTTGAGTAGAGATGGCAAAGTGTGGGACTATGATGATGAAAGTGAGCACTCCTTGAAAATGTCAACACTAGAATCTCAGCAAACAAAATCATCAAGAGAAGCAGAGGATAAAGTATCAACAAATGACCTTGACTTGATGTCATCTTGCTCACAAGAGGGAAATGATGACCTTCAAAAGACCCTGGAGAAATACTCAAGGTCATGGATGTCTCAAGGGCACTATGACTCACCTTCCTACTCCAGAACGTGGGGTGATCAAGGTGACATTGCTAAAAACCTTGATCTTGAATTCAAGGGCAgtgagggtggggaggggggcacgggtCACCGGGGAAGGACTGATGCAGTAAAAAACGGTGATGTAGATGTAGAAACAAACAGCAAAGCCAGTGCCGCTGACCAGTGGTCTTATAACGACAATGTACGCAGTCAGAAAACAGAATGGAACAGTGGTTTACCTGATGTTAGCGACAGTCTGTCAGATGCTGACATGTCCGCTGGGTACAACGCAGACAAAATGGCCACCATTCAGTGGGACGGAGACTACAGAACTGAGACAGTGTCTTTAACAGACAGGAAGGAAGCCCACATTTCTTCCGGGGTTGAAGAAACAACGGATATTCCCAACGGACACATGGATGATGAAGTTGATTCCTCTCGGCAGGACAGGGAAGACCCCAAATTAAAAGACAAGCTGCCATGTGTGCCTGTGAAG GTGCCAGAGGTCCTGCCGGATCCGTCGGCCCCTCCCCAGCTGACCCCAGAACAGCGAGACTACGCCAACAGTCTGATTGAGAAGTACCTGAAGATGAGCCCAGTCCGCTACAGCCTGCAGACGACCTCAGGTAACCCCGACTCCAGGACAGCAACAGGGGAGGAGGCGGCTGAGAAATAG
- the LOC136448133 gene encoding uro-adherence factor A-like isoform X3, whose amino-acid sequence MPACSRRSGRRHSYVLQISLLQEDPSVLAQAGRILLADAPKLLPATQPQSHPTGAQRAASPPKRPGEGGRPIQVLLEQQAKQQASIKLLREQLKSLESFKQEALQSFTQSPNSSAASLSKHLDPSLPGSTPTLSSEFSPIRSPNSSLVGSPQSRSRGVSPQRGSETNLYHSSPVPSNRSGQSSPLTKGRSYSDASSSHDLGLKQRSPNQGHSRQATRTFEGRNETAKERSASDVSSRSTVSGTSQYSSLSGVSRLTSSTDVQTAVLNTGKTVDPTMLASQRKASPQKSLAEEIQESLAAPGGSVDSGQTSGASDTYLTRDLLQTFNQGLAQNRAKPLTVRTVDQGRVGNALDSPSSVSDKRTSDSGMLSREGTMGTMTPQSSTSELSVKSQREWTSANGKAGSHDEDLTFSADEFGRKLEAALKATPLNTTFNLHDESSYDHTQDKQKSSSLTNIRVKSLPNGDSGFSSSTALCKNGPSSSSDGNLYLNPDSGYPFQNGPKLGNFANISGVLNSSLLSEGVIFRAEDLQDPELTKLPDFSLSSPTPGSPSNPRMQSTPVPTRMPSPMSLLSFMTSMEQGGGDELLSLLEMIGQQSEKLRTELEEAQVREAQLLDEIEELQAQQVSHPQEEAVDSRVLAKLSQEVEVLRMENRKLYREAANAHSEVSLQKHAAEELHATITRLQQELDHTSAENFRLLNRLKGGDPNPDAVLYARTLPSKDLTSNPESVLYARTLPSKGLTYRRNQHPKDKGVQSSLPGSVRRSDQIIHAVVEQQASTNPHMSDLGVQVNVVEAKSLMDAEKLRKENLELKKTLAGLRYEREDLQDRLNSKNQDMASRLKELNTELQERREEITAAVSDNKNLLKERDEARTKVEEVEDRLKDAEACNEAASKNYEELEEKLRAKQKEVDSMTQELAELKLDGRKLRDKLETAELETCSLREQLNKSQNFSRQPGLSPTSSLALQRENVHLRQKLETAYEEIQVLKDALQLEDSTAGSVKSVDSVSSSTSSMNAEKENLKLRHKLGLAANEIDSLREQLQFEQSLGTVPSTLSQGKLKEQENRKLKDKISSLTYELEILRDKLHGAEEPPSSSLEKDNAELRQELSAAKSEIQSLHATVERYKLNREEVQDSVKELETALEDAHKEQLVLQKEMSALKEQYSKVKKELKVTKKQNKDGRTYDSDSQSDVSVRSVPSSSSEYLPLPGDKDASSPYSKLYHKLRQTIEKTGPPASKGGVGLPSPFKVSQKEQDISVGGSRDGDRTSGGDADVKSRVVFTDSKTTTTNADTTSSRDPFKTSDHYNEYSRDERRNDYSYNYLSRDGKVWDYDDESEHSLKMSTLESQQTKSSREAEDKVSTNDLDLMSSCSQEGNDDLQKTLEKYSRSWMSQGHYDSPSYSRTWGDQGDIAKNLDLEFKGSEGGEGGTGHRGRTDAVKNGDVDVETNSKASAADQWSYNDNVRSQKTEWNSGLPDVSDSLSDADMSAGYNADKMATIQWDGDYRTETVSLTDRKEAHISSGVEETTDIPNGHMDDEVDSSRQDREDPKLKDKLPCVPVKVPEVLPDPSAPPQLTPEQRDYANSLIEKYLKMSPVRYSLQTTSGNPDSRTATGEEAAEK is encoded by the exons ATCTCCCTGCTGCAGGAGGACCCGTCAGTGCTGGCACAGGCAGGGAGGATCCTGCTCGCCGATGCCCCCAAACTTCTGCCCGCAACACAGCCTCAG AGTCATCCCACTGGTGCACAGAGGGCAGCCAGTCCACCCAAGAGGCCAGGGG AAGGAGGTCGTCCCATCCAAGTACTCCTGGAACAGCAGGCCAAACAACAGGCGTCCATCAAG CTCCTGCGGGAACAGTTGAAGTCACTGGAGAGTTTCAAACAGGAGGCCTTACAGAGCTTCACTCAG tCCCCCAACAGCAGTGCAGCCTCCCTGTCCAAACACCTGGACCCCAGTCTGCCGGGGTCCacccccaccctgtcctcagagTTCTCCCCCATCAGGAGCCCTAACTCCAGCCTCGTGGGCTCTCCCCAGTCAAGGAGCCGGGGCGTTTCTCCACAGAGAGGCTCAGAGACAAACTTGTACCACTCTTCACCAGTACCCAGTAACAGGAGTGGGCAGTCAAGTCCCCTGACTAAGG GCAGAAGCTACAGTGATGCTTCGAGCAGTCATGACCTTGGCCTGAAGCAGAGGTCACCCAATCAAGGTCACAGCAGACAAGCCACCAGGACTTTTGAAGGTCGGAATGAGACAGCAAAAGAGAGGAGCGCAAGTGATGTTTCGAGTCGAAGCACCGTCAGTGGGACGTCGCAGTACAGCAGTTTGAGTGGCGTGAGCAGACTGACCAGCTCCACTGATGTACAAACAGCAGTTTTGAACACGGGGAAAACCGTAGATCCCACCATGCTAGCCTCACAGCGGAAAGCCAGCCCGCAGAAGTCCCTTGCAGAAGAGATTCAGGAAAGTCTTGCGGCACCTGGAGGGTCTGTAGACTCTGGGCAAACGAGCGGTGCGTCAGACACGTACCTAACGAGGGACCTACTGCAAACTTTCAATCAGGGATTGGCCCAGAACAGGGCAAAGCCACTGACTGTCAGAACTGTGGATCAGGGTCGAGTAGGAAACGCGCTCGATTCGCCAAGTTCCGTTTCCGATAAGCGAACAAGCGACAGCGGGATGTTGAGTAGGGAAGGCACCATGGGGACCATGACCCCGCAGAGCTCGACCTCTGAACTTAGCGTGAAGTCGCAAAGGGAGTGGACGTCGGCCAATGGGAAGGCAGGAAGCCACGACGAAGACTTGACTTTCTCCGCGGACGAGTTTGGAAGAAAGCTGGAGGCTGCTCTGAAGGCAACACCCCTTAACACCACTTTCAATCTGCATGATGAGAGTTCTTACGACCACACTCAGGACAAGCAAAAATCCTCTTCCTTAACCAACATCCGTGTGAAATCCTTGCCAAACGGAGACTCAGGATTCTCCAGCTCTACTGCTTTGTGTAAAAACGGACCTTCCAGCAGTTCAGATGGAAATCTCTATCTCAACCCAGATTCTGGCTACCCTTTCCAGAACGGACCAAAACTCGGTAATTTCGCCAACATTTCTGGCGTGTTGAACTCATCGTTGCTGTCTGAGGGAGTTATATTCCGCGCAGAGGACCTACAAGACCCTGAGCTGACCAAACTGCCGGATTTTTCCCTCTCTTCCCCGACCCCTGGGTCTCCTTCAAACCCCAGGATGCAGTCTACCCCGGTCCCGACGCGCATGCCGTCCCCCATGAGCCTCCTGAGTTTCATGACCAGCATGGAGCAGGGTGGGGGGGATGAGCTGCTGTCTCTGCTGGAGATGATTGGTCAGCAGAGCGAGAAGCTCAGAACGGAGCTGGAGGAAGCGCAG GTGCGAGAGGCTCAGCTGCTGGATGAGATAGAGGAGCTTCAGGCCCAGCAGGTGTCGCACCCGCAGGAGGAGGCagttgacagccgcgtgctggCAAAACTCTCACAG GAGGTTGAGGTTCTGCGTATGGAGAACCGTAAGCTGTACCGAGAGGCGGCGAACGCTCACAGCGAGGTCTCCCTGCAAAAACACGCAGCCGAGGAGCTTCATGCCACCATCACCAGGCTTCAGCAG GAACTGGACCACACCTCTGCTGAAAACTTCCGCCTGCTGAACAGACTGAAGGGAGGCGATCCTAACCCTGACGCTGTACTCTACGCCCGGACCCTCCCCAGTAAGGACCTGACCTCTAACCCTGAATCCGTCCTCTACGCCCGGACTCTCCCTTCTAAGGGTCTAACTTACAGGAGAAACCAGCACCCAAAGGACAAAGGGGTTCAGAGTTCGCTGCCGGGCTCCGTGAGACGGTCGGATCAGATCATCCATGCAGTAGTGGAACAGCAGGCCAGCACAAACCCACACATGTCGGACCTGGGAGTTCAG GTCAATGTGGTGGAGGCCAAGTCCTTGATGGACGCTGAGAAGCTGCGGAAGGAAAACCTGGAGCTGAAGAAGACGCTGGCAGGTCTGAGGTACGAGAGGGAAGACTTACAGGACCGGCTGAACAGCAAGAACCAAGACATGGCCTCACGTCTCAAGGAGCTGAACACGGAGCTTCAGGAGAGACGGGAGGAAATCACCGCCGCCGTCTCAGACAATAAGAACCTCCTGAAGGAGAGGGACGAAGCAAGGACTAAAGTTGAGGAGGTAGAAGACAGACTTAAAGATGCCGAGGCCTGCAACGAAGCTGCTTCTAAGAACTATGAGGAGTTGGAAGAAAAGCTGCGGGCAAAACAGAAGGAAGTCGACTCTATGACTCAAGAACTTGCCGAACTTAAGTTGGACGGACGTAAGCTGAGAGACAAACTCGAGACTGCAGAGTTAGAGACGTGCTCGCTAAGGGAGCAGCTAAACAAGTCACAGAACTTCAGCAGACAACCTGGGCTGAGCCCAACATCTTCTCTTGCTCTACAGCGAGAAAACGTCCACCTCAGGCAGAAACTGGAGACAGCTTACGAGGAAATACAGGTTCTCAAAGACGCCTTGCAGCTGGAAGACTCGACGGCGGGATCGGTGAAGAGTGTAGACAGCGTCTCCAGTTCGACGTCCTCCATGAATGCAGAGAAGGAAAACCTGAAGCTGCGACACAAGTTGGGCTTAGCCGCCAACGAGATCGACTCGCTGAGAGAACAGCTGCAGTTCGAACAGTCTCTGGGAACCGTCCCCTCAACTCTGTCTCAGGGAAAACTCAAggaacaggaaaacagaaaacTCAAGGATAAGATCTCCTCACTGACTTACGAACTAGAGATACTCAGGGACAAACTACATGGTGCAGAAGAGCCGCCTAGCAGCAGTTTGGAGAAGGACAATGCAGAGTTGAGGCAGGAGCTCAGTGCAGCCAAAAGTGAGATTCAGTCTCTTCACGCTACAGTCGAGAGGTACAAGTTAAACCGTGAGGAGGTACAAGACAGCGTTAAGGAGCTCGAGACGGCACTTGAAGACGCTCACAAGGAGCAGCTGGTCCTTCAGAAGGAGATGTCGGCCCTGAAGGAACAGTACAGCAAGGTCAAGAAGGAGTTGAAGGTCACAAAGAAACAGAACAAGGACGGAAGGACTTACGATTCTGACTCTCAGAGCGATGTGTCTGTAAGATCGGTGCCATCGTCTAGTAGTGAGTACCTACCTCTTCCCGGTGACAAGGATGCCAGCAGTCCTTACTCCAAACTCTACCACAAACTCAGACAAACGATTGAGAAGACTGGACCACCTGCCAGTAAAGGGGGTGTGGGTCTCCCCTCACCGTTCAAGGTCTCACAGAAAGAACAGGACATAAGTGTAGGTGGCTCCAGGGATGGGGATAGAACGTCGGGAGGAGACGCTGATGTCAAAAGTAGAGTAGTTTTTACTGATAGCAAAACAACAACGACAAATGCAGACACAACTTCTAGCAGGGATCCTTTTAAAACATCAGATCACTATAACGAATACAGCAGGGATGAAAGAAGAAACGATTATTCCTACAATTACTTGAGTAGAGATGGCAAAGTGTGGGACTATGATGATGAAAGTGAGCACTCCTTGAAAATGTCAACACTAGAATCTCAGCAAACAAAATCATCAAGAGAAGCAGAGGATAAAGTATCAACAAATGACCTTGACTTGATGTCATCTTGCTCACAAGAGGGAAATGATGACCTTCAAAAGACCCTGGAGAAATACTCAAGGTCATGGATGTCTCAAGGGCACTATGACTCACCTTCCTACTCCAGAACGTGGGGTGATCAAGGTGACATTGCTAAAAACCTTGATCTTGAATTCAAGGGCAgtgagggtggggaggggggcacgggtCACCGGGGAAGGACTGATGCAGTAAAAAACGGTGATGTAGATGTAGAAACAAACAGCAAAGCCAGTGCCGCTGACCAGTGGTCTTATAACGACAATGTACGCAGTCAGAAAACAGAATGGAACAGTGGTTTACCTGATGTTAGCGACAGTCTGTCAGATGCTGACATGTCCGCTGGGTACAACGCAGACAAAATGGCCACCATTCAGTGGGACGGAGACTACAGAACTGAGACAGTGTCTTTAACAGACAGGAAGGAAGCCCACATTTCTTCCGGGGTTGAAGAAACAACGGATATTCCCAACGGACACATGGATGATGAAGTTGATTCCTCTCGGCAGGACAGGGAAGACCCCAAATTAAAAGACAAGCTGCCATGTGTGCCTGTGAAG GTGCCAGAGGTCCTGCCGGATCCGTCGGCCCCTCCCCAGCTGACCCCAGAACAGCGAGACTACGCCAACAGTCTGATTGAGAAGTACCTGAAGATGAGCCCAGTCCGCTACAGCCTGCAGACGACCTCAGGTAACCCCGACTCCAGGACAGCAACAGGGGAGGAGGCGGCTGAGAAATAG